A window from Candidatus Methanoperedens sp. encodes these proteins:
- a CDS encoding ABC transporter permease gives MDLKNEIRKSWIIMIKEFRQILRKKAFMIPMFMFPIVMIVFFGYGMGGTIKNADILIVNDDTGTASSSLVQEIGSFIPKYGDPRMFSITYTKDLSQSGAERKIDAGLYKAVLIIPPDYSERVAKNESVTLTLLTDSSDTTSSGIIINFMKQLFAGTSGSRISLNIPDIYGKLQYIDFLTPAVIALTVFFGTIQTMGYAIAGERQDGTLVRIMMTPVSRGAVIFGKTLHQLVLQLARAVVLIVGAIVILGVTMNGSWLLVALVLIIFTFGAVGLGMAISAVSEDMISFQAISMLVAFPSMFATGVFYPLSSAPDWMRWIAYMVPLTYANDAMRTIMIKGQGIGFIANDLVILISFGIFYFALGVYLFRREA, from the coding sequence ATGGATTTAAAAAATGAAATCCGGAAATCCTGGATAATTATGATCAAGGAGTTCAGACAGATCCTCAGGAAAAAAGCATTCATGATCCCGATGTTCATGTTCCCGATAGTTATGATTGTTTTTTTCGGTTATGGCATGGGTGGCACGATCAAAAATGCCGACATTCTCATCGTCAATGACGACACGGGTACAGCCTCAAGTTCCCTTGTTCAGGAAATCGGAAGCTTCATCCCCAAATACGGGGATCCCAGAATGTTCTCTATTACCTACACGAAGGATTTGTCGCAATCCGGGGCTGAGAGGAAAATAGATGCCGGGTTGTATAAAGCCGTCCTGATAATTCCGCCCGATTATAGCGAACGCGTAGCAAAAAATGAGAGCGTGACCCTGACACTGCTGACCGATTCCTCGGACACCACATCAAGCGGCATAATCATTAATTTCATGAAACAGTTATTTGCAGGAACGTCAGGTTCGCGAATTTCGTTGAATATTCCTGATATTTACGGAAAGCTGCAGTACATCGACTTCCTCACACCTGCTGTTATTGCCCTTACAGTGTTCTTCGGTACTATTCAGACCATGGGTTATGCGATAGCAGGCGAGCGGCAGGACGGCACATTAGTTCGCATTATGATGACACCTGTGAGCCGGGGAGCCGTTATTTTCGGTAAAACCCTGCATCAGCTTGTATTGCAGCTTGCCAGGGCTGTGGTACTTATAGTCGGCGCAATTGTTATCCTAGGCGTCACGATGAATGGAAGCTGGCTCCTTGTGGCTCTTGTGCTTATCATCTTCACTTTTGGGGCGGTAGGTCTTGGAATGGCTATCTCTGCCGTATCAGAGGACATGATCTCTTTTCAGGCGATAAGCATGTTAGTCGCCTTTCCTTCCATGTTTGCCACGGGCGTTTTCTATCCTTTAAGCTCTGCTCCGGACTGGATGCGCTGGATAGCGTATATGGTGCCTCTCACGTATGCCAACGATGCAATGCGCACAATCATGATCAAGGGTCAGGGGATTGGCTTTATAGCCAATGATTTGGTTATACTTATTTCCTTTGGGATTTTTTATTTCGCTCTTGGTGTCTATCTTTTCAGGAGGGAAGCATAA
- a CDS encoding type II glyceraldehyde-3-phosphate dehydrogenase, whose translation MKAKVAINGYGTIGKRVADAVAAQDDMEVVGVVKTKPSFEACIAEKKGYELYTTARENIELFKKSKINVSGTLNELLDKADIVIDATPGDFGEEYKKLYEKHNIKAIWQGGEEHELAGFSFNSEANYEKALGRDFARVVSCNTTGLVRVLYALDATSGVKKARVTLIRRAADPNDIKTGPINALIPDPIKLPSHHGPDVNSILPDIDITTMAVKSPTTLMHLHALNVELEKAMSEEEVIKVFEERPRIRLVSGRDGIKSTAEAMEFAKDLGRPRGDMWENVVWRDSISFHKGELYFFQAIHQESDVVPENVDAIRAMLEMEKDGLKSIKKTNKALGI comes from the coding sequence ATGAAGGCGAAAGTTGCAATCAACGGCTATGGAACGATAGGAAAACGCGTGGCAGATGCGGTTGCGGCGCAGGACGACATGGAAGTTGTCGGTGTCGTGAAGACGAAACCCAGTTTTGAAGCATGTATCGCAGAAAAAAAAGGATACGAGCTTTATACCACAGCCAGAGAGAATATCGAACTCTTCAAAAAATCAAAAATAAATGTCAGCGGCACCCTTAATGAGCTTCTTGACAAAGCTGATATAGTCATTGATGCCACTCCCGGCGATTTTGGGGAAGAATATAAGAAGCTCTATGAAAAACATAATATCAAAGCAATCTGGCAGGGCGGGGAGGAGCATGAACTGGCTGGCTTTTCTTTTAATTCAGAGGCAAACTATGAGAAAGCCCTTGGCAGGGATTTTGCAAGGGTGGTCTCATGCAACACCACAGGGCTGGTGCGGGTTTTATATGCGCTCGATGCTACTTCTGGCGTGAAGAAGGCAAGGGTTACGTTGATAAGGCGCGCTGCAGACCCCAATGATATAAAAACAGGTCCTATAAACGCACTTATCCCTGACCCCATCAAACTCCCCTCGCACCACGGTCCTGATGTGAACTCGATTCTTCCGGATATTGATATCACAACCATGGCAGTAAAATCCCCAACCACGCTTATGCATCTCCATGCGCTGAATGTCGAACTGGAAAAGGCAATGAGTGAAGAGGAGGTTATAAAAGTCTTCGAGGAAAGGCCGCGCATCAGGCTTGTGAGCGGCAGGGACGGGATAAAATCCACAGCAGAAGCCATGGAATTCGCAAAAGACCTTGGAAGGCCCCGCGGAGATATGTGGGAGAACGTTGTGTGGAGGGATTCGATTTCTTTCCATAAGGGGGAGCTGTATTTCTTCCAGGCGATACACCAGGAATCCGATGTGGTTCCTGAAAACGTGGATGCAATCAGGGCAATGCTTGAAATGGAGAAAGACGGGCTAAAATCTATAAAAAAGACGAATAAGGCTCTTGGAATTTAA
- a CDS encoding amino acid-binding protein codes for MWSIIQEKFKNHPAQEKVVRLLLERGFQINKDGRVVSGSIEIPHTQIAQEIGVDRRVVDATCETVSKDAKLMAIFQNICTMPLLREVAPLLGLGVIIITPDDAARKGLLGSVATSVAEHGIIIRQAVSDDPYLTENPRLTIITEGKVSGELVNALTKIKGVKSVTVY; via the coding sequence ATGTGGAGTATTATCCAGGAAAAATTCAAGAACCACCCGGCTCAGGAAAAAGTTGTAAGACTGCTTTTAGAAAGGGGTTTCCAGATAAATAAAGACGGCAGGGTGGTCTCAGGCAGTATCGAAATACCTCACACCCAGATAGCTCAGGAAATCGGAGTGGACAGAAGGGTGGTTGACGCAACCTGTGAAACCGTTTCAAAGGATGCAAAGCTCATGGCGATATTCCAGAATATCTGCACCATGCCACTCCTGCGGGAAGTCGCGCCTTTGCTCGGTCTTGGCGTCATAATCATCACGCCCGACGACGCTGCCAGAAAAGGGCTGCTGGGGAGCGTGGCAACATCTGTGGCTGAACACGGAATTATTATCAGGCAGGCTGTGTCTGACGACCCCTACCTCACCGAAAATCCAAGGCTTACCATAATTACGGAAGGAAAGGTGAGCGGGGAGCTTGTGAACGCTCTCACGAAGATAAAAGGGGTAAAAAGCGTGACTGTTTATTGA
- a CDS encoding type II toxin-antitoxin system VapC family toxin produces the protein MKPICIDANVFIASTKGNEPYSPDCKRVIQAVADGEFYLIEPTICLTEVIRNITKYLGMETGKTQENNLRRMVSIWEICDGHFCTSAGYTGALYGTYAMDSLYLETALKHHAVLVSLDEDDFILRIKGRVEIDIYHPKDFP, from the coding sequence ATGAAACCAATTTGCATTGACGCAAATGTTTTTATTGCTTCAACAAAAGGGAACGAGCCTTATTCTCCTGATTGCAAGCGAGTGATTCAGGCGGTAGCTGATGGTGAATTCTATCTAATCGAGCCTACAATCTGCCTGACCGAAGTTATACGGAACATAACAAAATACCTTGGGATGGAAACTGGAAAGACTCAGGAGAACAACCTCAGGCGGATGGTTTCTATATGGGAAATCTGCGATGGCCATTTCTGCACCAGCGCGGGATATACCGGGGCGCTGTACGGAACTTATGCGATGGATTCTCTTTATCTCGAAACTGCGCTAAAACACCATGCAGTCCTCGTATCCTTAGACGAAGATGATTTTATATTGCGAATAAAGGGACGTGTTGAAATTGATATTTATCACCCAAAAGATTTCCCTTAG
- a CDS encoding acyltransferase, protein MEEHSIVVKGDVLVGNYAELSYGLIARSVIAGEHVKVSGNIISEGDVRIDMWSEITGDVRTKTDAYLGEFVNISGKLFAAGNLDVGNNVKINGGYDVKGWIVVRNPLPVVMFLFLYLMALLRFGNEEEVEKALSELFSDDMPDNEVLSIPNRTKISLEAIKTISPAKIGSHCRLLGNIRARSLSMGNHVTLFGSIRATDDVAIGRGCIVHGNLVSTKGKVILGRNCKILGKISADTVLMHETSNVDGTLTASGGVIIERDDLEGLGELEKRLFYGFTLLEDI, encoded by the coding sequence ATGGAAGAGCATTCCATCGTGGTAAAAGGCGATGTTCTTGTGGGAAACTACGCAGAGCTGAGCTATGGTTTGATTGCCAGAAGCGTAATCGCAGGCGAGCACGTGAAGGTCTCAGGCAACATAATCTCTGAGGGTGATGTCAGAATCGACATGTGGTCTGAGATTACAGGCGATGTGAGGACAAAGACAGATGCGTATCTCGGGGAATTTGTCAATATTTCCGGGAAACTCTTTGCTGCAGGCAATCTTGATGTTGGAAACAATGTGAAAATCAATGGCGGGTACGATGTTAAAGGCTGGATTGTTGTGCGCAACCCTCTTCCTGTGGTCATGTTCCTATTCCTTTATCTGATGGCACTGCTGCGCTTTGGAAACGAGGAGGAGGTTGAAAAGGCGCTTTCCGAGCTTTTTTCGGACGATATGCCGGATAATGAAGTTCTTTCAATACCCAACAGGACAAAGATAAGCCTTGAAGCAATCAAGACAATCTCACCAGCTAAAATAGGGAGCCACTGCCGCCTGCTCGGCAATATCCGCGCCCGTTCCCTTTCCATGGGAAACCACGTAACACTGTTCGGCAGTATCCGCGCAACGGATGATGTTGCCATAGGGCGAGGCTGTATAGTCCACGGAAATCTTGTCTCAACAAAAGGAAAGGTAATTCTGGGAAGAAACTGCAAGATTCTCGGTAAGATTAGCGCGGATACAGTATTAATGCATGAAACTTCTAACGTGGATGGCACCTTAACAGCCTCGGGCGGTGTGATAATAGAAAGGGACGACCTTGAGGGACTGGGTGAGCTTGAAAAAAGGCTTTTTTATGGATTTACCCTGCTTGAGGATATTTGA
- a CDS encoding CooT family nickel-binding protein, which produces MCELRVILKGNTVMEDVVRITANEDSIKLQGMLGETKTIHGRIMDVNLTKQEAIIGE; this is translated from the coding sequence ATGTGCGAACTCAGGGTAATTCTCAAAGGAAATACCGTAATGGAAGATGTTGTTAGGATAACAGCGAATGAAGATTCGATCAAGCTCCAGGGCATGCTGGGCGAGACCAAGACCATTCACGGCAGGATTATGGATGTTAATTTAACAAAACAGGAAGCTATAATAGGAGAATAA
- a CDS encoding TetR/AcrR family transcriptional regulator: MDETEQKILDAAMKVFASEGYKGATTRRIAQEANVAELTLFRKFQSKDNLLKEVLIKKREPVLSVLDSLFRMEEEADLTTSLHNLGKNIAKTMKDRMKEREYLMFMFMLIEEGRRRPEVAEIFSSIFQMNIARLSEYFELQIKNGKMRNVNPRSAALVFVSYFVHTSLLKGVLSDDVLGDSEKEFEEFIDIFTNGIVKSRTRR, encoded by the coding sequence GTGGACGAGACTGAGCAGAAGATATTAGATGCAGCCATGAAAGTGTTTGCCAGCGAAGGATACAAAGGCGCAACTACCCGCAGAATCGCACAAGAGGCAAATGTTGCTGAACTGACTTTGTTCCGAAAATTCCAATCAAAAGATAACCTACTGAAAGAGGTTTTGATTAAGAAACGTGAGCCTGTACTTTCGGTACTCGATTCTTTATTCAGGATGGAAGAGGAGGCAGACCTTACAACAAGCCTTCACAACTTAGGTAAAAACATTGCAAAGACTATGAAGGATAGAATGAAAGAACGTGAATACCTTATGTTCATGTTCATGCTGATCGAAGAAGGGCGAAGGAGACCCGAAGTCGCTGAGATTTTTTCATCTATTTTTCAAATGAATATAGCGCGCCTGAGCGAATATTTTGAGCTGCAAATAAAAAATGGAAAAATGCGTAATGTCAATCCTCGATCGGCGGCATTGGTTTTTGTCAGCTATTTCGTACACACATCTTTATTAAAAGGAGTACTTAGTGATGATGTTTTGGGTGATAGTGAAAAGGAGTTTGAAGAGTTTATTGACATATTTACAAACGGTATCGTAAAGTCGAGGACAAGAAGATGA
- a CDS encoding ABC transporter ATP-binding protein: MESIIEVRNLTKVFLARRAKITAVDDISFDIFKGEIFGMIGPNGAGKSTAFAMMTTLIKPTSGSIKVAGFDVEKEDDRIRAIIGIVPQKLSLYPDLTARENLELMGNLYDVPKNVKEERIEYYLKLVNLETHADRLTGGFSGGMKQRLSVISAVIHDPQIIFWDEPTTGLDPQTRQAIWKLARKFNKEGKTLIFTTHYMDEADKLCDRVAIMNAGKLLALDTPENLKKASNSTSLEEVFIHLTGEEIRD, translated from the coding sequence TTGGAATCCATCATTGAGGTCAGGAATCTTACCAAGGTTTTCCTTGCAAGGAGAGCCAAAATAACAGCAGTAGATGATATCAGTTTTGATATATTTAAAGGAGAGATTTTCGGCATGATAGGGCCCAACGGCGCAGGCAAGTCCACTGCATTTGCCATGATGACGACTTTGATAAAACCTACAAGCGGCAGCATAAAAGTTGCTGGTTTTGATGTTGAAAAGGAGGATGACAGGATAAGGGCAATCATAGGTATAGTCCCACAGAAGCTCAGCCTTTACCCTGACCTCACGGCGCGTGAGAACCTGGAGCTTATGGGCAACCTTTATGATGTGCCGAAAAATGTCAAGGAAGAAAGGATTGAGTACTACCTGAAACTGGTCAATCTTGAAACTCATGCAGACCGTCTTACGGGCGGCTTTTCAGGCGGCATGAAGCAGCGCCTTTCAGTTATCAGTGCTGTGATACACGACCCGCAGATAATCTTCTGGGATGAACCAACGACCGGTCTTGACCCCCAGACCAGGCAGGCTATCTGGAAACTTGCCCGTAAGTTCAATAAGGAAGGAAAAACTCTTATTTTCACTACACATTACATGGATGAGGCAGATAAACTCTGCGACAGGGTCGCGATAATGAATGCCGGTAAACTGTTGGCACTTGATACGCCGGAAAACCTGAAGAAGGCTTCAAACAGCACGAGTCTTGAAGAAGTTTTCATTCATCTGACAGGCGAGGAGATACGTGATTGA
- a CDS encoding mechanosensitive ion channel family protein: MLFDAFFSYNTGMMVEKIVYVLIIIAIASVIAKIIATAISRFGKQSGLPDNVISSINKIITYFIAFIGFVMILDIFQFNITTFIASFGIMGLVIGLSSQAIISNFISGILIMLEKPFDAGDVIDIMGSPGIVEDISIRSTRIRTFDGRMITVPNSTFSSSAIVNYSKTGGIQVKIPLSLTSGADLKKVSKIMISAAKNRQGIQQHDIEVLVTGITPGDSSWNVGVELRFWVNQVSERDSIVSIVVGRIKEDFAKEKIMLKP, encoded by the coding sequence ATGCTATTTGATGCTTTTTTCAGTTACAACACAGGTATGATGGTAGAAAAAATTGTGTATGTTCTTATTATCATTGCCATTGCTTCCGTTATTGCAAAGATAATCGCTACTGCAATATCTCGTTTTGGAAAACAGTCGGGTTTACCCGATAATGTCATCAGCTCTATAAATAAAATCATCACCTATTTTATTGCTTTTATAGGGTTTGTAATGATTCTTGACATCTTTCAGTTCAATATTACTACTTTTATAGCCAGTTTTGGAATTATGGGTCTGGTAATCGGTCTGAGTTCTCAGGCTATTATATCGAATTTTATTTCCGGCATTCTTATCATGCTTGAAAAACCGTTTGATGCAGGAGATGTCATTGATATTATGGGGAGCCCTGGCATTGTAGAGGATATAAGCATTCGAAGTACCCGTATCAGGACCTTTGATGGTCGAATGATCACGGTTCCAAACTCCACATTTTCATCCAGTGCGATCGTAAATTATTCAAAAACAGGGGGAATTCAGGTGAAGATACCTCTATCCCTGACATCGGGCGCTGATTTAAAAAAAGTCTCGAAAATAATGATTTCAGCAGCCAAAAATAGACAGGGAATCCAGCAGCATGATATTGAGGTGTTAGTTACAGGGATAACACCTGGCGATTCGTCATGGAATGTAGGGGTTGAGCTTCGATTCTGGGTAAATCAGGTTTCAGAGAGAGATAGCATTGTTTCCATTGTTGTGGGCAGGATCAAAGAAGATTTTGCAAAAGAAAAAATAATGCTAAAGCCTTAA